The following proteins come from a genomic window of Musa acuminata AAA Group cultivar baxijiao chromosome BXJ1-7, Cavendish_Baxijiao_AAA, whole genome shotgun sequence:
- the LOC135679042 gene encoding serine/threonine-protein kinase PCRK1-like isoform X2, with product MKCFPFRNGATKAELQARLSASVRSNSTTSTERDMRRSGSEFNSGDVTDSGTDSVGRPQYPSFSQRPINLRVFTFSELRNATKNFSRSLMVGEGGFGCVYRGTIKSLDDPDAKIEIAVKQLNRKGLQEWLTEVNVLGVLEHPNLVKLVGYCAEDDERGIQRLLVYEYMPNGSVEDHLSVLSRTTLSWSMRLRVALDAARGLTHLHEEMDFQIIFRDFKASNILLDEDWNAKLSDFGLARQGPAEGLSHVSTAVVGTFGYAAPEYMQTGRLTAKSDIWSYGVFLYVLITGRQPIDKNRPKGEQKLLEWVRPYITDVKKIRIIMDPKLEGDYSLKSASKLVTVANRCLVRQPKSRPKMSDVLEMVQRIIESTETGAPEAPLRSCSENGKPGETKKKGVKRIIRDWKMGENMRLAWQGWKAKLVRTC from the exons ATGAAGTGTTTCCCGTTCCGAAATGGAGCGACAAAGGCGGAGCTCCAGGCAAGACTGTCTGCATCTGTTCGGTCGAACAGTACCACATCAACCGAGCGTGACATGAGGAGATCAGGATCTGAGTTCAACTCGGGGGATGTCACTGATTCTGGTACTGATTCAGTGGGAAGGCCACAATACCCTAGTTTCTCTCAGAGACCAATTAATCTCAGGGTTTTCACATTTTCTGAGCTGAGGAATGCCACAAAGAACTTTAGCCGGTCACTCATGGTTGGGGAAGGTGGCTTTGGATGTGTTTATAGGGGAACAATCAAGAGCCTTGATGATCCGGATGCAAAGATTGAGATAGCTGTGAAACAACTGAATCGCAAAGGACTGCAG GAATGGTTGACAGAAGTAAATGTTCTTGGGGTGCTGGAGCATCCAAATCTCGTCAAATTAGTAGGCTATTGTGCTGAAGATGATGAAAGGGGAATACAGCGCCTTCTTGTATATGAATATATGCCTAATGGAAGTGTGGAGGACCACCTGTCAGTTCTATCTAGGACGACACTCTCTTGGTCCATGAGATTAAGGGTAGCTCTTGATGCTGCTCGTGGATTGACACATTTGCATGAAGAAATGGATTTTCAG ATTATTTTTCGTGATTTTAAAGCCTCCAACATTCTCTTGGATGAGGACTGGAATGCAAAATTGTCTGACTTTGGCTTGGCTAGACAAGGACCAGCAGAAGGACTAAGCCATGTTTCCACGGCA GTCGTAGGAACTTTTGGCTATGCAGCTCCTGAGTACATGCAAACTGGTCGGCTGACTGCCAAGAGTGATATATGGAGCTATGGAGTTTTTCTGTACGTACTTATCACAGGGCGTCAGCCAATAGATAAAAACCGTCCGAAAGGTGAACAGAAGCTCTTAGAATGGGTCAGACCCTATATAACTGATGTCAAGAAGATCCGTATAATCATGGATCCAAAGCTAGAAGGTGATTACTCTTTAAAATCTGCATCAAAACTTGTCACAGTGGCAAATAGGTGCCTGGTACGGCAACCGAAGTCTAGGCCCAAGATGAGTGATGTGCTGGAGATGGTGCAACGGATCATCGAAAGCACAGAGACTGGAGCACCAGAAGCCCCTTTAAGGAGTTGTTCGGAAAATGGAAAACCGggagaaacaaaaaagaaaggtGTGAAGAGAATTATCAGGGATTGGAAAATGGGTGAAAATATGCGGCTGGCGTGGCAGGGATGGAAGGCAAAACTTGTACGGACATGTTGA
- the LOC135679042 gene encoding serine/threonine-protein kinase PCRK1-like isoform X1, producing the protein MKCFPFRNGATKAELQARLSASVRSNSTTSTERDMRRSGSEFNSGDVTDSGTDSVGRPQYPSFSQRPINLRVFTFSELRNATKNFSRSLMVGEGGFGCVYRGTIKSLDDPDAKIEIAVKQLNRKGLQGHKEWLTEVNVLGVLEHPNLVKLVGYCAEDDERGIQRLLVYEYMPNGSVEDHLSVLSRTTLSWSMRLRVALDAARGLTHLHEEMDFQIIFRDFKASNILLDEDWNAKLSDFGLARQGPAEGLSHVSTAVVGTFGYAAPEYMQTGRLTAKSDIWSYGVFLYVLITGRQPIDKNRPKGEQKLLEWVRPYITDVKKIRIIMDPKLEGDYSLKSASKLVTVANRCLVRQPKSRPKMSDVLEMVQRIIESTETGAPEAPLRSCSENGKPGETKKKGVKRIIRDWKMGENMRLAWQGWKAKLVRTC; encoded by the exons ATGAAGTGTTTCCCGTTCCGAAATGGAGCGACAAAGGCGGAGCTCCAGGCAAGACTGTCTGCATCTGTTCGGTCGAACAGTACCACATCAACCGAGCGTGACATGAGGAGATCAGGATCTGAGTTCAACTCGGGGGATGTCACTGATTCTGGTACTGATTCAGTGGGAAGGCCACAATACCCTAGTTTCTCTCAGAGACCAATTAATCTCAGGGTTTTCACATTTTCTGAGCTGAGGAATGCCACAAAGAACTTTAGCCGGTCACTCATGGTTGGGGAAGGTGGCTTTGGATGTGTTTATAGGGGAACAATCAAGAGCCTTGATGATCCGGATGCAAAGATTGAGATAGCTGTGAAACAACTGAATCGCAAAGGACTGCAG GGGCACAAGGAATGGTTGACAGAAGTAAATGTTCTTGGGGTGCTGGAGCATCCAAATCTCGTCAAATTAGTAGGCTATTGTGCTGAAGATGATGAAAGGGGAATACAGCGCCTTCTTGTATATGAATATATGCCTAATGGAAGTGTGGAGGACCACCTGTCAGTTCTATCTAGGACGACACTCTCTTGGTCCATGAGATTAAGGGTAGCTCTTGATGCTGCTCGTGGATTGACACATTTGCATGAAGAAATGGATTTTCAG ATTATTTTTCGTGATTTTAAAGCCTCCAACATTCTCTTGGATGAGGACTGGAATGCAAAATTGTCTGACTTTGGCTTGGCTAGACAAGGACCAGCAGAAGGACTAAGCCATGTTTCCACGGCA GTCGTAGGAACTTTTGGCTATGCAGCTCCTGAGTACATGCAAACTGGTCGGCTGACTGCCAAGAGTGATATATGGAGCTATGGAGTTTTTCTGTACGTACTTATCACAGGGCGTCAGCCAATAGATAAAAACCGTCCGAAAGGTGAACAGAAGCTCTTAGAATGGGTCAGACCCTATATAACTGATGTCAAGAAGATCCGTATAATCATGGATCCAAAGCTAGAAGGTGATTACTCTTTAAAATCTGCATCAAAACTTGTCACAGTGGCAAATAGGTGCCTGGTACGGCAACCGAAGTCTAGGCCCAAGATGAGTGATGTGCTGGAGATGGTGCAACGGATCATCGAAAGCACAGAGACTGGAGCACCAGAAGCCCCTTTAAGGAGTTGTTCGGAAAATGGAAAACCGggagaaacaaaaaagaaaggtGTGAAGAGAATTATCAGGGATTGGAAAATGGGTGAAAATATGCGGCTGGCGTGGCAGGGATGGAAGGCAAAACTTGTACGGACATGTTGA